One stretch of Arachis duranensis cultivar V14167 chromosome 1, aradu.V14167.gnm2.J7QH, whole genome shotgun sequence DNA includes these proteins:
- the LOC107475380 gene encoding probable polyamine transporter At1g31830 has translation MGVSNGDEYVAVGESPSPERRNHARKVSVLPLVFLIFYEVSGGPFGVEDTVKAAGPLLSLVGFLVFPLIWSVPEALITAEMGTMFPENSGYVVWVSSALGDYWGFQQGWMKWLSGVIDNALYPVLFLDYLKSGIPALGNGVPRVVATWGLTFVLTYLNYRGLTIVGWVAVFLGIFSLLPFVFMGLLAIPDLKPSRWYAANVDDIDWNLYLNTLFWNLNYWDSISTLAGEVENPKKTLPKALFYALILVVLGYFLPLLVGTGAVPLNRELWTDGYFSDIAMIVGGVWLRWWLQAAAAMSNMGMFVAEMSSDSFQLLGMAERAMLPEFFNKRSRYGTPLIGILFSASGVILLSWLSFQEIVAAENFLYCFGMILEFIAFVVLRIKQPNAPRPYKIPGGTAGMIIMCIPPTILICVVLAFSSFKVMVISLIATAIGLVLQPCLKFLEKKRWMKFSVSSELPDLDNEDNIQPLVH, from the coding sequence ATGGGGGTCTCCAATGGTGATGAATATGTGGCAGTTGGCGAATCACCCTCTCCAGAGAGAAGAAACCATGCTAGGAAAGTATCAGTTCTTCCTTTGGTGTTCCTCATATTTTATGAAGTATCTGGTGGACCCTTTGGGGTTGAGGACACTGTGAAGGCAGCAGGTCCTCTCTTGTCCCTTGTAGGATTCTTGGTTTTCCCACTCATATGGAGTGTTCCTGAGGCTCTCATCACTGCTGAGATGGGTACCATGTTCCCTGAGAACAGTGGCTATGTGGTTTGGGTCTCTTCTGCTTTAGGGGACTATTGGGGGTTTCAGCAAGGTTGGATGAAATGGCTTAGTGGTGTGATTGATAATGCTTTGTATCCAGTGCTGTTTCTTGATTATCTTAAATCAGGAATCCCTGCATTAGGTAATGGAGTTCCAAGGGTTGTTGCTACATGGGGTTTGACTTTTGTTCTCACTTACTTGAACTATAGGGGTTTAACCATTGTTGGTTGGGTTGCCGTGTTCTTGGGGATTTTCTCACTCCTTCCATTCGTTTTTATGGGATTACTGGCCATTCCTGACTTGAAACCCTCGAGATGGTATGCGGCAAATGTGGATGATATTGATTGGAATTTGTATCTGAATACTCTATTTTGGAACCTTAATTATTGGGACTCCATAAGTACTCTTGCCGGAGAAGTGGAAAATCCAAAGAAAACTCTTCCCAAGGCTCTCTTTTACGCTTTGATCTTGGTGGTTCTGGGGTATTTTCTCCCTCTTCTAGTCGGCACCGGTGCTGTCCCCCTCAATCGGGAGTTGTGGACGGACGGATACTTCTCAGATATTGCGATGATTGTTGGAGGAGTTTGGTTGAGATGGTGGCTTCAGGCTGCTGCCGCCATGTCAAATATGGGAATGTTTGTTGCCGAAATGAGCAGTGACTCTTTCCAACTTCTAGGGATGGCTGAGAGGGCAATGTTGCCCGAGTTCTTCAACAAGAGATCACGCTATGGAACACCTCTTATTGGAATCCTCTTTTCAGCCTCAGGAGTAATCCTGCTGTCATGGTTGAGCTTTCAGGAGATCGTGGCTGCCGAGAATTTCTTGTACTGCTTCGGAATGATCCTGGAGTTTATTGCGTTTGTAGTGTTGAGGATCAAGCAGCCAAATGCACCTAGGCCTTACAAGATTCCGGGGGGAACGGCTGGAATGATTATCATGTGCATTCCTCCCACAATATTGATCTGTGTGGTGCTGGCATTCTCCTCCTTCAAAGTAATGGTTATAAGCCTCATCGCCACAGCAAT